One Natrinema longum genomic window carries:
- a CDS encoding DUF5795 family protein — protein MSENRVVQGRMVTAEKLAELVEGDSVMEVDSIEEADRKCPECGSNVLQVTYMPSVTELVTGWKCQECDWSEDDRD, from the coding sequence GTGAGCGAGAATCGCGTCGTTCAGGGGCGAATGGTGACGGCCGAAAAACTCGCGGAGCTCGTCGAAGGTGACTCCGTGATGGAAGTCGATTCGATCGAGGAGGCCGACAGGAAGTGCCCGGAGTGTGGCAGTAACGTGTTGCAGGTGACCTACATGCCGTCGGTCACCGAACTCGTCACCGGCTGGAAGTGCCAGGAGTGTGATTGGAGCGAGGACGACCGGGACTGA